The Triticum aestivum cultivar Chinese Spring chromosome 4B, IWGSC CS RefSeq v2.1, whole genome shotgun sequence sequence AAGGGGAGGGAAGGATACACTATTTTTGTTTCATACCCATTTGTGCGCCAGACACGGTGACATGGATTATCACTGATATATATATTTacagatataataaaaaaattcagttGATAGTGAATTTACAACAGAATGTAAGGATGTCACTACTAATCCACAACATATCAAGGGGTACATATAGACCATGTCATTTATACGTGCATGCCATTCTGGGGAGAAGCAGAGGTGGGAAATTCCCTGTTCTCAATTCTCAAAGAGAAGACGCGGCTATGCCTTCAGCATCCGCAGGTAGTCTTCGATTATGGACATAGCCGAGGAGCGGTACCCAGAGCCGAAAAGGTTATAGTGATTCAGGTAGTGGTATAGGAGATACAGGTCCCTCCTCTTCTCAAAGCCTGGCTGCTTCGGCATCACCTGAATAACAGTTCAGTATGTTACATTTAACTTTTCCATCAGGACGGTTAATTGAGAGGCCCACCCGGCACAAGACGTGATATAGTTAAATATGAAGAGAGAAAGACACGCAGTAAAAAAAAAGAGTACAGCTTGAGGTGAGGGACTGCATTTTATGGGAGTGATACACAAATTCTACTACCCTGTTTTATTACGAAACATGTAGTGGAACAAAATGAGTATCGGATACCTCGAAATAGGAGCGGTAGAATTCCCCTCCGAATCCAGCACACCAGGACATCCCAAACTCTGCTTCATTGTGTCCATCTGCAGTTAAAGAACAATGGATGACGTTTCTTCAACAATTATCTACAGGTTCTAACAAAACTGTGCAAGAAAGTCAGTGATTCCAAACAAATTAATAACCACTTGGTTCGTGTGTATGTTGATCGACAATTTTCTTATAAAAAATGGATCAACATATTGCATACAATGATTGTGATTCTGGAGATTAGGGCAAGAAATAGTGAATTTTACATACAGTAGCATGCTGGATCCAATATTACAGGATCTCCATTGGTATCAGCGCTTATATTTCCACTCCATAAATCTCCATGAAGCAGGCATGGCTCAATAACAGCACCGTCAAACAGTGGATGCATTTTCTCAATCAATTGTTGACCTGCACAAGAGGAACTTATATGAAAACGTTATGAACTATTACAAACTTGCGATCAAGAGAAAAATGACTAGCACTCAGTTAATGACGTGTCCATCAGAAGAAATGGGAACATAATGGTTAAGTTCCAGATTCTCCTCCTTTCTCCTATGTACCTTTTTCATATATGGCTGAATCTCCGAACCGCTGCGATATCAACTTCAACTGGTATCCCAGTCTATGCTTCGAGTAAAACTCAATCCAGTCAGCAGTCCAAGTGTTAATTTGCGGAGTGCTACATCAGGAAAGTTGGTGGATTAAAAAGAACTGTATTTCAAAGCAAACATGGGTTGCAAGCCACACCACTCGAGATGGACTTCAAAGTCAAATGTCACTGAGAGACAGTCATCTACTCTTAAAAAAGGGATAAGTTAGTTTTAGAATAGCGAGCGCTTAATTTTACCTTCCAATAGTATTTTCGACGTAGAAACCATATCCCTTGTCAGATTTTGCAGCTTTATGCATTTCGGCCAGCTTTCTTCCTAGAGCTGACTGACAATAAGTTGTTTGTTAATGATGCATGATTTACATAAAAGCTTGCAACAAAAGGTACAAGTTACCTTTTTCTTTGAACGAAAGGGGTTTCGGGACAAGGTTACCTGGTCACCCCTAGAACGACCAAATTGAATATATTCCATGATGATAAAAGAACCACCAGTTGGTAACGAGCCAACCTGAAATAAAAGGGGTAGAAATACAGAGTAAGAACTAAGAAATACAGTGAAGAAAGACGGCTGTAGGCAGGTGCCAGGTAGTGAAAAATAAAGATAGTATGCAATCGCTGTGCTAAGATGCTAACTATTAGTTGCTAGATGAGAAACAAACCAACGACTTTCAGATGAATGTAACTGAAACAAGAATCATGTATACCAATCAAATGGCAGAGTGAGTGTCGAGTTCTGCGATGTATGGTGTAGTGCGGTTTCAGTCATGAACGTGAGTTATGATTATCTTGTACTGGTTTATGCATCGCACAACTTATACATGTTCTTGAGTCTGGTTCTTCACTGACCTTGTACGGCAAAGGAACACGGATTGACTTGGTGTCATACATTGCCTTCAAGCCCAGAGCCTCTCCTTCAAACATAGCTGGACCGATGCGCCTGGCATACAACAATATGTTTCAATTCCATTGTTGCCACCAACATCACTAGTTGCGCTACTCCACCACAAGATGAGTTTGAGTTCTGAAACATAAATTTGTGTTAGCACACCTGTTGGTCTTCACAAAAAAGGAGCCAGCATCGGTGTCGTAGCGCTGGGCGGCGTTGATGCAGCCGCCCCCAATGGAGCTGGTCCCTGTGATCTGGGTGGCCTTCCCCTCGGTGAGGATCCACTCCTTGATTGGGTCGTCGCTCATCGCAGCCACTGCCCAATTGCACGGAGACAGGATCAAAACGACACATAAAAACATATAGTAGAATCCACAGCCAAAGGTACAGCCATGGCAATGCCATAAATTGGGCCTGGAAACTGACGCTGGTACCCACATAATCGCAACTGTTGCAGGCCATGGCTGCCACAGCACCTCAAACCCTATCCAAATTTCTACGGCCAACGTTTCACATCGGGCCTGGCTATGGCTTTGCCCTCGGCGTGCTGCCGAAGACCATCGACGCAGCTCGGAGGGCGGCGAAACTGAGCTTCCGCACTGGTCGTACGGCGGCGAGGTGAAAAAATGTTGCAGGATTGAGTTTTGAGACAAGTGGAGGAGGACTTCTTACCGACGGATAGCCTGGAGGCTGCTCTGCGGGGGCAGGCGGAGCGGCGAggccgggggcggcgacggaggatggaggaggcggaggtggagggcgAGGAGGCGGAGAGCAGCGCCACGTTTGCTGCCATCGCAAGCgctcgccttcttctccgagcACGGACGGACGCCCGGCGAAATCCTATTGGCTgccgcccgccgtcgccatcgccgtggCTACTGGCTAGGACTAGGAGTGACGAAACGGGTGCTGCCCAGGGCCTGACGGGCCTGGTCTCGACAAGCGGATGGGTTTGTCCCTCCTTGTTCGCTGGTCTAAATGGGCTGCCATCCCATTATCTCCCCAACGGTTTGGGCCTTTTGGGTGGGATTCCGATTTACCGGGCTAGGTTTTCTGTGGTcttctttttttatattttatttctctttctgtttattttcttccttttttctgtttctttcttttcctcttttcaaatagaattcatgaatttttttaaattatcgAATAATTTTCAAATCcataattcatgaacatttctaaattcatgaacatttttcaaatccatgatt is a genomic window containing:
- the LOC123093821 gene encoding protein-ribulosamine 3-kinase, chloroplastic isoform X2, with amino-acid sequence MAANVALLSASSPSTSASSILRRRPRPRRSACPRRAASRLSVVAAMSDDPIKEWILTEGKATQITGTSSIGGGCINAAQRYDTDAGSFFVKTNRRIGPAMFEGEALGLKAMYDTKSIRVPLPYKVGSLPTGGSFIIMEYIQFGRSRGDQSALGRKLAEMHKAAKSDKGYGFYVENTIGSTPQINTWTADWIEFYSKHRLGYQLKLISQRFGDSAIYEKGQQLIEKMHPLFDGAVIEPCLLHGDLWSGNISADTNGDPVILDPACYYGHNEAEFGMSWCAGFGGEFYRSYFEVMPKQPGFEKRRDLYLLYHYLNHYNLFGSGYRSSAMSIIEDYLRMLKA
- the LOC123093821 gene encoding protein-ribulosamine 3-kinase, chloroplastic isoform X1, which codes for MAANVALLSASSPSTSASSILRRRPRPRRSACPRRAASRLSVVAAMSDDPIKEWILTEGKATQITGTSSIGGGCINAAQRYDTDAGSFFVKTNRRIGPAMFEGEALGLKAMYDTKSIRVPLPYKVGSLPTGGSFIIMEYIQFGRSRGDQVTLSRNPFRSKKKSALGRKLAEMHKAAKSDKGYGFYVENTIGSTPQINTWTADWIEFYSKHRLGYQLKLISQRFGDSAIYEKGQQLIEKMHPLFDGAVIEPCLLHGDLWSGNISADTNGDPVILDPACYYGHNEAEFGMSWCAGFGGEFYRSYFEVMPKQPGFEKRRDLYLLYHYLNHYNLFGSGYRSSAMSIIEDYLRMLKA